In Methanosarcina barkeri MS, a single window of DNA contains:
- a CDS encoding radical SAM protein, with protein sequence MSRFDPILASRALWQIRVRKRPFVLSHGVNASCNMRCKFCEYWKKTGEEPPREDIFKLLDDARKFGIGVYNAWTVEPLLRQDLPQIMAHAKGIGMITSMVTNGKLLYERAEELVDVDYLSVSVDGVDSYKEIRRMDFETLLKGLKKAIRVRKLQKKKNPILMNCVLTGKNLDDIETLILLAKKLGVKVSFEPVHEFPGISEEIWNDIGIRDKEKFHCTVDHIIELKKQGYPIINSETYLKMVRDGKMDYKCRASGVIINVTHDGTMETCRVHNEPLGNVILDGFESVWKNSEEHRKEIVKNCSGCLFFGYTENSLMQSFNPEVLMHYEWM encoded by the coding sequence ATGTCCCGATTTGATCCTATCCTGGCTTCAAGAGCGCTCTGGCAGATCCGAGTAAGAAAACGCCCTTTTGTCCTCTCTCACGGTGTAAATGCTAGCTGCAATATGCGCTGCAAGTTCTGTGAGTACTGGAAGAAAACTGGAGAAGAGCCACCTCGAGAAGATATTTTTAAATTGTTGGACGATGCTAGAAAATTCGGAATCGGTGTCTATAATGCCTGGACCGTAGAACCTCTACTCAGGCAGGATCTTCCCCAGATTATGGCGCATGCCAAAGGAATCGGGATGATCACTTCCATGGTCACGAATGGAAAATTGCTCTATGAAAGGGCTGAAGAACTGGTAGATGTAGACTACCTTTCGGTTTCAGTGGATGGAGTAGATAGTTATAAAGAGATCCGCAGGATGGATTTCGAAACTCTGCTGAAGGGATTAAAAAAAGCTATCAGGGTTAGAAAACTTCAGAAAAAGAAGAATCCCATCCTGATGAATTGCGTGCTCACAGGAAAAAACTTGGACGATATCGAGACTCTCATTTTGCTTGCAAAAAAGCTGGGAGTGAAAGTTTCCTTCGAGCCTGTTCACGAGTTCCCCGGAATCAGTGAGGAAATCTGGAACGATATCGGAATTCGTGACAAGGAAAAATTCCACTGTACAGTTGACCACATAATCGAGCTTAAGAAGCAGGGCTACCCGATAATCAATTCCGAAACCTACCTCAAAATGGTTAGGGACGGAAAAATGGATTACAAATGCAGGGCTAGTGGGGTTATTATAAATGTGACTCATGACGGCACTATGGAAACTTGTCGTGTGCACAACGAACCTCTTGGAAATGTGATATTGGACGGCTTTGAAAGCGTCTGGAAAAATTCGGAAGAACACAGAAAGGAAATTGTCAAAAATTGCAGTGGCTGCCTCTTTTTTGGATATACGGAAAACAGTTTGATGCAGAGTTTTAATCCTGAAGTTCTGATGCATTACGAGTGGATGTAA
- the rpl12p gene encoding 50S ribosomal protein P1 — protein sequence MEYIYAALLLHNAGKAITEDAITAVLQAAGIEVNESRVKALVAALEGVDIEEAIAKAAFAAPAAGAAAPAGAAAPAAEEAPAEEEKEEEEDHSEEDGMAGLGALFG from the coding sequence ATGGAATATATATATGCAGCTCTCTTATTGCACAACGCTGGTAAAGCAATTACCGAAGACGCAATCACTGCCGTTCTCCAGGCAGCAGGTATCGAAGTTAACGAATCCAGGGTAAAGGCCCTTGTAGCAGCCCTTGAAGGCGTGGACATCGAAGAAGCAATTGCAAAGGCAGCATTCGCAGCTCCAGCAGCCGGCGCAGCAGCCCCTGCAGGCGCAGCAGCCCCTGCCGCAGAAGAAGCTCCTGCTGAAGAAGAGAAAGAAGAGGAAGAAGACCACTCTGAAGAAGACGGAATGGCCGGCCTCGGTGCTCTCTTCGGATAA
- a CDS encoding 50S ribosomal protein L10 produces the protein MAEEKHHTERVPEWKKDEVENIIELIQSHKVFGMVGIEGILATKIQKIRRDLKDVAVLKVSRNSLTERALNQLGESIPEMNKYLDKQTALVFTNESPFKLYKVLEQTKTPSPIKGGAIAPADIIVQKGPTSFPPGPILGEFQSVGIPASIDAGKVAIKETKVVCKAGEVVPQKLATMLAKLEIYPLIVGLDLRAAYDNGAIYEPELLAIDESQYFSDITRAAQSAFNLAVNTAYPTSATIGTLLAKAFAESKNLGVNAVVFDSGVMDALLAKAHVQMTSVASEAADKDANAVDDQLREVLGAAASAAAAVAKEPEKKEEVKEEEEEEEEEEEDHSEEDGMAGLGALFG, from the coding sequence ATGGCAGAGGAGAAGCATCACACGGAGCGCGTCCCAGAGTGGAAAAAGGATGAGGTCGAGAATATAATAGAGCTCATTCAGTCCCATAAGGTCTTTGGAATGGTTGGAATCGAAGGCATTCTTGCAACCAAGATCCAGAAAATTCGTCGGGACCTTAAAGACGTTGCAGTGCTCAAGGTCTCAAGGAACTCCCTTACTGAGCGGGCTTTAAACCAGCTCGGAGAAAGTATTCCCGAGATGAATAAATACCTTGACAAGCAGACTGCTCTGGTATTTACTAACGAAAGTCCCTTCAAGCTTTATAAAGTACTAGAACAAACAAAAACTCCTTCTCCAATTAAAGGAGGCGCAATAGCTCCTGCAGACATTATTGTTCAGAAGGGGCCTACCAGTTTCCCACCTGGTCCTATTCTTGGAGAATTTCAGAGCGTAGGGATTCCCGCTTCAATAGACGCAGGGAAAGTTGCAATAAAGGAAACGAAGGTTGTCTGTAAAGCCGGCGAGGTAGTCCCGCAGAAACTCGCAACCATGCTTGCAAAGCTGGAGATATACCCTCTCATTGTAGGGCTGGACTTAAGAGCCGCCTATGACAATGGAGCAATTTACGAGCCGGAACTCCTTGCAATTGATGAAAGCCAGTACTTCTCTGACATTACCAGAGCAGCTCAGAGCGCTTTCAACCTCGCTGTCAACACTGCATACCCGACAAGCGCAACAATCGGCACCCTGCTGGCAAAAGCCTTTGCAGAGTCAAAGAACCTTGGTGTCAATGCTGTTGTGTTTGATTCTGGAGTCATGGATGCCTTACTGGCAAAAGCTCATGTCCAGATGACATCCGTTGCATCTGAAGCCGCAGACAAAGATGCAAATGCCGTGGATGACCAACTGAGGGAAGTTCTCGGAGCGGCCGCAAGCGCAGCAGCCGCAGTAGCCAAGGAACCCGAGAAGAAAGAAGAAGTAAAGGAAGAAGAGGAAGAAGAGGAAGAAGAGGAAGAAGACCACTCCGAAGAAGATGGAATGGCTGGTCTCGGTGCCCTTTTCGGATAA
- a CDS encoding 50S ribosomal protein L1 — MAEKSILEAVKKVLEESPKRNFSESVDLAINLKNLDMNQPSNRVDEEVILPHGLGKELKIGVFAKGDVGLRAKAAGAAYVISDVELDELAADKTRARTLANEYDLFIAETQFMPTIGKNLGIVLGPRGKMPIPLLPNKDIGELIQSKQNAIRLRSKDKLTFHVPVGRRNMSPEDLAENIETIVSRLERVLDKGRHNLRTVYVTTTMGKSERVV; from the coding sequence ATGGCAGAAAAAAGTATACTGGAAGCTGTCAAGAAAGTACTTGAAGAATCGCCAAAACGCAATTTCTCTGAAAGCGTAGATCTGGCTATTAACTTGAAGAATCTTGACATGAACCAACCAAGTAACAGAGTCGATGAAGAAGTAATTCTTCCTCACGGGCTCGGAAAAGAACTGAAGATCGGTGTTTTTGCAAAAGGTGATGTGGGCCTCAGAGCAAAGGCTGCCGGTGCTGCGTATGTTATTTCTGATGTTGAGCTCGATGAACTGGCGGCTGATAAAACCCGAGCCAGGACTCTTGCAAACGAATATGACCTTTTTATTGCAGAAACCCAGTTTATGCCAACAATTGGTAAGAACCTGGGTATTGTTCTTGGACCCAGAGGAAAAATGCCTATCCCGCTTTTACCTAACAAAGACATAGGCGAACTTATCCAGAGCAAGCAAAATGCAATCAGATTGAGGTCAAAAGACAAGCTCACTTTCCATGTGCCTGTCGGCCGAAGGAACATGAGTCCCGAGGATCTTGCCGAAAACATTGAGACTATAGTGTCCAGGCTGGAGCGTGTCCTGGATAAAGGCAGGCACAACCTGAGAACAGTCTATGTCACGACAACTATGGGAAAATCCGAAAGGGTGGTGTAA
- a CDS encoding 50S ribosomal protein L11: MTSIVEALVPGGKANPGPPLGPALGPLGVNIKEVVEKINEKTRDYNGMQVPVKVIVDDKKNVEIEVGTPPTASLIMKELGIQKGSGNAGSEVVGNISIPQVAKIARMKKEDVLSYDLRATMKEVMGTCVPMGVTVEGAKARDSQKALDQGKFDDLLAGEEW; encoded by the coding sequence ATGACAAGTATTGTTGAAGCACTTGTCCCCGGAGGAAAAGCAAATCCTGGACCACCTTTAGGTCCGGCGCTTGGTCCGCTTGGGGTCAACATAAAAGAAGTTGTCGAAAAAATCAACGAAAAAACCAGGGACTATAATGGTATGCAGGTTCCTGTAAAAGTAATTGTTGACGACAAGAAAAATGTCGAGATCGAAGTAGGCACTCCACCCACTGCATCCCTGATTATGAAAGAGTTAGGGATTCAAAAAGGGTCCGGAAATGCGGGAAGTGAAGTTGTTGGAAACATCAGCATTCCGCAGGTCGCAAAGATCGCCCGGATGAAAAAGGAAGACGTACTTTCCTATGATCTCAGGGCAACAATGAAAGAGGTAATGGGTACCTGTGTCCCTATGGGCGTGACTGTAGAGGGAGCTAAGGCTAGAGACAGCCAGAAGGCACTTGATCAGGGCAAGTTCGATGATTTGCTTGCTGGTGAGGAGTGGTAA
- a CDS encoding transcription elongation factor Spt5, whose translation MSEDSQIFVIKTTANQERSVATALARVSKKEKLDIRAILAPDELKGYVLVEAPKPGIIELAIQTIPHARALVKGSSSIAEIEHFLKPKPTVTGIKEGAIIEVTSGPFKGEKARVKRVDEGHEEITVELFDAVVPIPITIRGDTVRILKKETE comes from the coding sequence ATGAGTGAGGATTCTCAGATATTTGTAATCAAAACTACAGCAAACCAAGAAAGATCGGTTGCAACAGCCCTTGCCAGAGTTTCGAAAAAGGAGAAGCTGGATATAAGGGCAATTCTGGCTCCTGATGAGCTAAAAGGATATGTCCTGGTCGAGGCTCCTAAACCCGGAATTATAGAACTGGCAATTCAGACTATTCCCCATGCAAGGGCTCTTGTGAAAGGGAGCTCTTCAATTGCTGAAATTGAGCATTTCCTTAAACCCAAACCAACAGTAACAGGGATCAAGGAAGGGGCTATAATTGAGGTCACTTCAGGACCCTTTAAAGGCGAGAAAGCCCGTGTTAAAAGGGTTGATGAAGGGCATGAGGAAATTACTGTGGAACTGTTCGATGCTGTGGTTCCGATTCCCATCACGATTCGTGGCGATACTGTAAGGATACTGAAAAAAGAAACTGAGTGA
- a CDS encoding protein translocase SEC61 complex subunit gamma: MVESTFEPKITAQSVGQVIRAYLRVLKLTRKPSREEFLTIAKVAGVGILAVGAIGFIIYVLLTMLPQWVAK, from the coding sequence ATGGTAGAATCCACGTTTGAACCGAAAATAACTGCACAAAGCGTTGGTCAGGTAATCCGGGCATACCTGAGAGTCCTGAAACTTACTAGAAAACCGTCCAGGGAAGAGTTCTTGACCATTGCCAAAGTTGCAGGTGTTGGCATTCTGGCTGTGGGAGCAATAGGATTTATAATATACGTACTGTTGACAATGTTGCCCCAGTGGGTGGCCAAATGA
- the ftsZ gene encoding cell division protein FtsZ: MRSIVEEALARSAQEGRAGQSEYSNLDYSDVVDSDVDAELEEILRSLKTTIKVIGCGGGGSNSIQRMMGEGIQGADLVALNTDAQHLLHIRSGKKILIGKKKTRGLGAGSLPQIGEDAAIESIDEINSVVEGSDMVFITAGLGGGTGTGSAPIVAEAARDAGALTIAVVTLPFSVEGHVRRTNAEAGLERLRDVADTVIVVPNDKLIEVVPRLPLQAAFKVSDEVLMRAVKGITELITKPGLVNLDFADIRTVMQNGGVAMIGLGESDGENKAVESVQKALRSPLLDVDISGATSALVNVVGGPDMTISEAESVVQEVYNRIDANARLIWGAQVDPDLEQTVRTMIVVTGVTSAQIYGHGNDKDIAFKYGIDFVE, from the coding sequence ATGAGATCCATTGTGGAAGAAGCCCTTGCTCGATCTGCCCAGGAAGGACGTGCCGGGCAGAGTGAGTACTCAAATTTAGATTACTCTGACGTAGTAGACTCAGATGTAGATGCTGAACTCGAAGAGATCCTCAGAAGCCTTAAAACAACTATCAAAGTGATAGGATGCGGAGGCGGCGGCTCGAACAGCATCCAGCGTATGATGGGAGAAGGAATACAGGGAGCTGACCTTGTTGCCTTGAATACCGATGCTCAGCACCTTCTTCATATACGCTCCGGCAAAAAGATTCTTATTGGGAAAAAGAAAACCCGCGGACTTGGAGCCGGAAGTCTCCCCCAGATCGGAGAAGATGCTGCAATCGAAAGTATCGACGAAATTAACAGCGTTGTCGAAGGCTCTGACATGGTCTTTATTACCGCAGGACTTGGAGGAGGAACCGGCACAGGATCAGCACCTATAGTAGCTGAGGCTGCCAGAGACGCAGGAGCCCTTACGATCGCAGTCGTCACCCTGCCTTTCAGTGTGGAAGGTCATGTTCGCAGAACCAACGCAGAAGCCGGTCTTGAACGCCTTAGAGATGTCGCAGACACGGTAATAGTGGTTCCCAACGACAAGCTGATCGAAGTAGTTCCAAGGCTTCCGCTTCAGGCTGCTTTCAAAGTATCAGACGAAGTTCTTATGAGAGCCGTAAAGGGTATCACCGAACTGATCACAAAACCCGGACTTGTAAACCTCGATTTTGCCGATATCCGAACTGTTATGCAGAATGGGGGCGTTGCAATGATAGGGCTTGGAGAGTCCGACGGAGAAAACAAAGCTGTCGAATCCGTACAGAAAGCTTTGCGCAGCCCGCTTCTTGATGTGGATATCTCAGGTGCAACTTCTGCTCTTGTTAATGTGGTTGGAGGTCCTGACATGACAATTTCTGAAGCTGAATCTGTGGTTCAGGAAGTTTACAACAGGATAGACGCAAACGCCCGTTTGATCTGGGGCGCACAGGTTGACCCTGACCTCGAACAAACCGTACGTACTATGATTGTGGTTACAGGAGTAACATCCGCTCAGATTTATGGTCACGGAAACGACAAGGATATCGCCTTTAAATATGGAATTGATTTTGTAGAGTGA
- a CDS encoding endonuclease dU: MNTDFHIKPEIRILGIDDSALLNEKVMIVGAVFRGGDWIDGVLRSEITKDGLDATEVICNMVKKSKHYGQIRTVILDGITYGGFNVVDIQMLYRETGIPVVVVMRSYPNFEKIKSALKYFPDGEERWTIIKRAGKIERILGEKSSIYIQRAGIGIETVKKIIRLTSIRSNIPEPLRVAHLIATGIILGESRGKA, from the coding sequence GTGAATACAGATTTTCATATCAAGCCCGAAATTCGAATTTTAGGCATAGACGATTCTGCGCTCCTCAATGAAAAAGTGATGATAGTTGGAGCTGTTTTTCGGGGAGGAGATTGGATTGACGGGGTCCTTCGCTCAGAAATCACAAAGGACGGGCTTGATGCTACTGAAGTTATCTGTAACATGGTAAAGAAGAGTAAACATTATGGCCAGATAAGAACGGTTATTCTTGATGGAATCACTTATGGAGGCTTTAATGTTGTCGATATACAGATGCTTTACAGGGAAACCGGAATTCCTGTAGTTGTGGTTATGCGGTCCTATCCGAATTTCGAGAAAATAAAATCCGCTCTCAAATACTTCCCGGATGGAGAGGAACGGTGGACGATAATAAAGCGGGCCGGAAAAATAGAAAGAATTCTAGGTGAAAAGAGTTCTATTTATATCCAGAGAGCAGGCATAGGTATAGAGACTGTTAAAAAGATTATCCGACTTACTTCGATAAGAAGCAATATCCCTGAGCCTTTAAGGGTTGCCCACCTTATTGCGACAGGTATTATCCTGGGAGAATCCAGAGGAAAAGCGTAA
- a CDS encoding proteasome-activating nucleotidase has product MTESTKSKDESMRSHLGKPGPVYDGIEPGELGEVTESVQDRMRQLESRNSYLEEQCSQIESEKRYLENQKIKYEREIRKLQSELDRMKTSPLIIGTVIDVIKNDRIIVRSSNGPQFLVNVSQYIDEKKLLPGAKVALNQHTLAIAEVIPSTEEPFVAAMEVLESVEVDYDQIGGLDEQIQELQEAVELPLIEPERFARIGIDPPKGVLLYGLPGTGKTLLAKAVAHRTNATFIRVVGSELVQKYIGDGSKLVREIFEMARKKAPSIIFIDELDSIAARRLNETTGADREVQRTLMQLLAEMDGFDKRKNIRIIAATNRPDVLDPAILRPGRFDRLVHVPMPGVEARGKILEIHCEKMTLAGDIDFKRLAKATEGMSGADLKAIATEAGMFAVRKDKELIEMDDFLEAVGKVSMAADTQKMMPASLPETMFV; this is encoded by the coding sequence ATGACGGAAAGTACCAAAAGTAAGGATGAAAGCATGCGCAGTCACCTTGGTAAGCCCGGACCTGTGTATGACGGAATCGAGCCTGGAGAGCTGGGGGAAGTGACTGAAAGCGTCCAGGACCGAATGAGGCAACTTGAAAGCCGAAACAGTTATCTGGAAGAGCAGTGCAGCCAGATCGAATCCGAAAAACGTTATCTGGAAAACCAAAAGATAAAGTATGAACGAGAGATACGAAAGCTGCAGTCTGAACTCGATCGGATGAAGACCTCTCCGCTCATCATTGGTACGGTCATTGATGTAATTAAGAATGATAGGATTATTGTCCGAAGCAGTAACGGACCTCAGTTTCTGGTTAATGTCTCACAGTATATCGATGAGAAAAAACTGCTGCCAGGGGCAAAGGTTGCCCTGAATCAGCATACGCTTGCTATTGCCGAGGTTATTCCTTCTACGGAAGAACCTTTTGTTGCTGCAATGGAAGTCCTCGAAAGCGTAGAAGTGGACTATGACCAGATCGGCGGTCTCGATGAACAAATACAGGAACTTCAGGAAGCTGTCGAACTTCCTCTCATTGAACCGGAACGCTTTGCTCGGATAGGTATCGATCCTCCGAAGGGAGTTCTTCTTTATGGACTTCCGGGAACAGGCAAAACTCTGCTTGCGAAAGCTGTGGCTCACAGAACCAATGCAACCTTTATCAGAGTTGTAGGCTCTGAACTCGTGCAAAAATACATTGGGGACGGTTCCAAACTCGTAAGAGAAATCTTTGAGATGGCCCGGAAAAAGGCCCCGAGTATTATTTTCATTGATGAGCTGGACTCAATTGCTGCAAGGCGTTTGAATGAAACGACGGGAGCAGACCGCGAGGTTCAGAGGACACTTATGCAACTGCTAGCAGAGATGGATGGCTTTGATAAACGAAAAAATATCAGGATTATTGCAGCAACAAACCGTCCTGATGTCCTTGACCCGGCAATTCTCAGGCCAGGTCGATTTGACAGGCTTGTCCATGTCCCCATGCCCGGAGTAGAGGCCAGAGGAAAGATTCTCGAAATCCACTGTGAAAAAATGACTCTTGCAGGAGATATTGACTTTAAGAGGCTTGCAAAAGCTACCGAAGGAATGAGTGGAGCGGATCTGAAGGCAATCGCCACTGAAGCAGGTATGTTTGCGGTCAGGAAAGACAAAGAACTGATTGAGATGGACGATTTCCTAGAAGCAGTGGGTAAAGTCTCTATGGCTGCGGATACGCAGAAAATGATGCCTGCCAGTCTTCCTGAAACCATGTTCGTGTAA
- a CDS encoding multiprotein bridging factor aMBF1, giving the protein MQCEICGAEIRGKPICITIDNSELQVCQKCAPYGKPVDKRTPVSRKVSPVVRKVTRTGNRPKKDFFDILKDELLDNYDQIIREAREAKGWSQEDLAENIKEKVSLIKKIERSEIVPEDSVRKKLEHALDIKLTERVEESGQEVSHLKKDMTLGDIVKIKRK; this is encoded by the coding sequence ATGCAGTGCGAAATATGTGGTGCAGAGATCCGCGGAAAGCCTATATGCATTACAATTGATAACAGTGAGCTCCAGGTCTGCCAAAAATGTGCTCCTTACGGTAAACCCGTTGATAAGCGAACTCCCGTGTCAAGAAAAGTCTCTCCGGTGGTTCGAAAGGTAACACGAACTGGAAATAGGCCAAAAAAGGATTTTTTCGATATTTTGAAAGACGAACTCCTGGACAACTATGATCAGATTATCCGGGAAGCAAGAGAAGCAAAAGGCTGGTCTCAGGAAGACCTGGCTGAAAACATCAAAGAAAAAGTATCTTTAATCAAAAAGATAGAACGCAGCGAAATCGTTCCAGAGGATTCCGTCCGAAAGAAACTCGAACACGCTCTTGACATTAAACTTACGGAACGTGTGGAGGAGTCAGGACAGGAAGTATCTCACCTGAAGAAAGATATGACTCTCGGAGATATAGTGAAAATAAAAAGAAAGTAA
- a CDS encoding TatD family hydrolase produces the protein MPAKIPITDNHMHIDPRVRGLEAVKDFKNSGGTHIILVTKPSWSLGIMVKKPEDYIQVFDETIKIASKIREMEVGAFPVLGVHPAEISRLTEYMELKKATEIMKKGLELASGYVEKGLAVGIKSGRPHYPVSAEVWAASNEVMEYAFSLGKEQDCAVQLHTESVGEPELQDIAERARKTGIKMYKVVKHYAPPLVKTCEKLGLFPGVISLKGAIEQAIEEGTRFMMETDYIDDSDRPGAVLGPKTVPRRTKKLMEMYGEEPFWAIHKENPEKVYEIEIEI, from the coding sequence ATGCCTGCAAAAATACCTATTACCGATAATCATATGCATATCGACCCTAGAGTTCGGGGACTCGAAGCAGTAAAGGATTTCAAGAACTCTGGAGGAACTCATATAATTCTGGTCACCAAACCTAGCTGGTCGCTTGGAATAATGGTCAAAAAACCTGAAGACTACATTCAAGTTTTTGACGAAACTATAAAAATAGCGTCAAAAATCAGGGAGATGGAAGTTGGAGCTTTTCCTGTACTGGGAGTCCATCCGGCAGAAATCTCAAGGCTTACCGAGTATATGGAACTGAAGAAAGCTACAGAAATCATGAAGAAAGGGCTCGAACTTGCCTCTGGATATGTTGAAAAGGGGCTTGCCGTAGGAATTAAGTCAGGGCGTCCTCATTACCCTGTGTCTGCGGAAGTCTGGGCGGCTTCGAACGAGGTTATGGAGTATGCTTTTTCCCTGGGAAAAGAACAGGATTGTGCGGTCCAGCTTCATACTGAAAGTGTGGGAGAGCCTGAACTTCAGGATATAGCAGAGAGGGCTAGAAAAACAGGAATTAAAATGTACAAAGTTGTCAAACATTATGCTCCACCTCTGGTAAAAACCTGTGAGAAACTTGGGCTTTTTCCAGGAGTGATTTCGTTAAAAGGAGCAATTGAACAAGCGATTGAGGAAGGTACACGGTTCATGATGGAAACTGATTACATTGATGACTCTGACAGGCCAGGTGCAGTACTCGGCCCGAAAACAGTTCCAAGAAGAACCAAAAAGCTGATGGAAATGTATGGGGAAGAACCTTTCTGGGCTATTCATAAAGAAAATCCTGAAAAGGTCTATGAAATTGAAATTGAGATTTAA
- a CDS encoding isocitrate/isopropylmalate dehydrogenase family protein — MSKTAAVIKGDGVGPELVDAMLKVTEAAGTDVEFVMCEAGAGWWEKHGGNSLIPDETWDILDSSDACFKGPTTTPGGIGSPRSVAVSIRSKYNLYANVRPIKTFPNSSAPLGDVEMVCVREGTEGLYIGEEIQLTDDVSIAIRKITRTASHKIASYAFEEAKRRGYDAVVPIHKSNILKLTCGSFLEEVEKVGKNYPGIEIWPYHIDNIAQQLIKNPQIFNKKVLLSTNLFMDVISEECSALVGSIGLIYSANIGDSFAMFEPAHGSAPKYAGQDKVNPVATVLAGAWMLDYLGEKEKSEAIFKATKRVISEGKYVTYDLGGNAKLSQMAGEIAKYTAEILK, encoded by the coding sequence ATGAGTAAAACCGCAGCAGTAATCAAAGGTGACGGGGTAGGCCCCGAACTTGTAGACGCAATGCTTAAAGTAACAGAAGCCGCTGGCACAGACGTTGAATTTGTGATGTGTGAAGCAGGAGCCGGCTGGTGGGAAAAGCACGGAGGCAATTCCCTTATTCCAGATGAGACCTGGGACATCCTTGACAGTTCAGATGCCTGTTTTAAAGGACCGACAACCACACCAGGAGGGATAGGTTCCCCAAGAAGTGTGGCTGTATCTATAAGGAGTAAGTATAATCTTTATGCAAATGTCAGACCAATCAAGACTTTCCCCAATTCAAGTGCTCCTCTTGGAGATGTGGAAATGGTTTGTGTGCGCGAGGGCACAGAAGGCCTTTATATTGGAGAAGAAATCCAGCTTACAGATGACGTTTCAATTGCAATCCGTAAAATCACACGCACTGCATCCCACAAGATTGCCAGCTATGCTTTCGAGGAAGCAAAGAGAAGAGGCTATGACGCTGTTGTGCCCATCCATAAGAGCAATATTCTGAAACTGACCTGCGGCTCTTTCTTAGAAGAGGTAGAAAAGGTTGGGAAGAATTATCCAGGTATCGAAATCTGGCCCTATCATATTGACAATATTGCCCAGCAACTGATAAAGAACCCGCAGATATTCAATAAAAAGGTTCTTCTTTCTACAAACCTCTTTATGGACGTAATCAGTGAAGAATGCTCGGCCCTGGTAGGCAGTATTGGGTTAATCTACTCTGCCAATATAGGGGATTCTTTTGCAATGTTTGAACCTGCTCACGGGTCAGCTCCAAAGTATGCAGGCCAGGACAAGGTTAACCCTGTGGCAACTGTACTTGCAGGAGCATGGATGCTTGATTACCTTGGCGAAAAGGAAAAATCCGAAGCGATATTTAAAGCTACAAAACGCGTAATTTCCGAAGGTAAGTATGTAACTTACGATCTCGGAGGCAATGCAAAACTCAGTCAGATGGCTGGCGAGATTGCAAAGTATACGGCAGAAATTCTCAAATAA